Part of the Leptospira hartskeerlii genome is shown below.
ATAGTTATGCGAAGTGCGGACTTTTAGCGCTTCGAAAACCCTGACACAATCTCATTACCAAAGTTCTCGACCAAAGGTGTATTAGGTGTTGCTACTACAATTTTATTCTCCCAACGATAAAAACAAACAGTTGAGTCAGAAAGACAAATCATACCATCTACAAATGTTACTTTACCGTTTATTTTCGAAGTCGTGCAGCCACCATCATCTCCTCCGTCGAAAAGAAGCCCGTGATAAGAACCAGAAGCTATTATTTGAATATACGAACGTTTTCCATTACAGACCCAATCACCATACCAAATTCCAGAGAAATCTTGAAGCTCGTTTGCGTTTTTCGATAATGAGTTAATCTGAGATAAATAACCATCAAATATCCAGCCTTCGTGCCAGGTATATTTAACTTTAAGCCAATTTCCTGAAATTCCATTAATAAGCTCACTAGGCTGCTTCGATTTTTCTTTAACAGCTACAATCTTGCCTGCTGGAATCAAGATTATAGCTTCAGATTGCACATTAGGTTCTGATCTCAAATTAAGCCCTTTAGCAGCTGTGATAAATCTATATTCAATCTCAATTAGTGGAGGATTCTTCGTTGTTATGCACCCAATAGAAATTAGAATAGCAGTGAAACTATAGAAGAAATATTTCATTCATGTTTTCCTTTGAAAGTTCGTAACCACTGATAAATTTTGTCCGCATTTCGTATAACGACCAAGCCTAGCCGACGTTTGCGATGGCACGAGTTTGCTCATGCAAACGAAGTGACAGAAGCAAATGTGCCGCAAGGCCGGAGCGAGGGTTGCGGAGCAAGCCCGAAGCGTAGCGGCTGAGGCGATAGTTATGCGAAGTAAACCATGTATAAAGATATTATCTTGGCGCGAAAAAGATAATCATTACTCCAAATAAAGCAATAGCTGAACCAATTAGATCAAATTTATTCGGTATAAAATTATCAAATTTCCAAGCCCAAACGAGTGACATTACTATAAAAATCCCACCGTATGTAGCATAGGTTCTTGCAAAATTGGCAGGCTGCCAAGTCGCAACTAAACCGTAAAAGCCTAAGATTATAAATCCAAGTATGCCAACACCTATTGATTTATTTTCACGGATCCAAAGCCAAACTAGATAACCGCCCCCGATTTCACATAGGCCGGCTAATATGAAAATAAGAGTAGGTTTTAAGTATAATAGAAATATTTCAGAATTTAACAATTTAAGCATGTGGGTTTTTTATCTATAAAACTACAATTTGGTGTACAAGCTGAATCGACTTTAATCAAATCATCTTTCAATTTTAAAAGTGCATGAATTTGTTCATCAATAATTTCTATATTTTTGTTAATAGACTTAGAAAGGTCATTACAATCAAGGAGGTTCGGTTTACCTATTTTGGTTAAATTTCGAATTTCAGATAGAGAAAAGTTTAATTTTCTCAGTGTCAGAATTAGCTGGAGTTGTTCTAAGACATCAGATGAATATTCTTTATAATTGTTACCTCTCCGAACGATAAGACAGTTTTTAAACAGACCTTCTTTCTCATAGAATCGAATTGTATCTCTCGAAATTCCAGTTTTTTTAACAATTTCACCGATTAACATTTTTTCGAAACCCCTATTGACAATAGAGTTAACTCCACGGTTTAGACTGATAAAAAATG
Proteins encoded:
- a CDS encoding SH3 domain-containing protein, coding for MKYFFYSFTAILISIGCITTKNPPLIEIEYRFITAAKGLNLRSEPNVQSEAIILIPAGKIVAVKEKSKQPSELINGISGNWLKVKYTWHEGWIFDGYLSQINSLSKNANELQDFSGIWYGDWVCNGKRSYIQIIASGSYHGLLFDGGDDGGCTTSKINGKVTFVDGMICLSDSTVCFYRWENKIVVATPNTPLVENFGNEIVSGFSKR
- a CDS encoding YnfA family protein; the protein is MLKLLNSEIFLLYLKPTLIFILAGLCEIGGGYLVWLWIRENKSIGVGILGFIILGFYGLVATWQPANFARTYATYGGIFIVMSLVWAWKFDNFIPNKFDLIGSAIALFGVMIIFFAPR
- a CDS encoding MerR family transcriptional regulator; amino-acid sequence: MLIGEIVKKTGISRDTIRFYEKEGLFKNCLIVRRGNNYKEYSSDVLEQLQLILTLRKLNFSLSEIRNLTKIGKPNLLDCNDLSKSINKNIEIIDEQIHALLKLKDDLIKVDSACTPNCSFIDKKPTCLNC